One part of the Haemophilus parainfluenzae genome encodes these proteins:
- a CDS encoding ABC transporter ATP-binding protein/permease: MMIDKRLINTVADSKKWIGITVLWNWVALVGGIISAVVFSYILQAAYFNELGPIRAVILGIVLVAALALRAFAGKKSVQSSYFASTKVKHELRSLIYRKLASMPLNQVNQQSTSNIIQVASEGVEQLEIYFGRYLPQLFYSLLAPLTLFAFLIFFSFKTAVILLICVPLIPMSIIAVNKIAKKLLAKYWSIYVGLGSSFLDNLQGLITLKIYQDDAYKAKAMDEEAEHFRKITMKVLTMQLNSVSLMDLLAYGGAAIGILTALLQFQADQLTVLGVILFILLSSEFFIPLRLLGSFFHVAMNGKAASDKIFTLLDTPVETQQSAVDFEAKNNVQVEIKDLHFAYSAEKPAIQGLTLTIQPNQLSVFVGKSGCGKSTLVSLLMGFNKAQQGEILFNGQNASEIDRTSFYQKVSLVSHSSYVFKGTLRENMTMAKIDATDEQIYACLEQVNLAHFVRENGGLDMQLLSRGANLSGGQIQRLALARALLHNAELYIFDEATSNIDVESEEIILQFIQQFKQQKTIVMISHRLANAVNADCINVLEQGKLIEQGTHKDLMAKQGAYAEMFQQQKDLEQIREVANA; this comes from the coding sequence ATGATGATAGATAAACGCCTAATTAACACGGTAGCCGACAGTAAAAAATGGATTGGCATCACGGTGTTATGGAACTGGGTGGCGTTAGTTGGCGGAATTATTAGTGCCGTCGTGTTTTCTTATATTTTACAGGCGGCTTATTTTAACGAATTGGGCCCGATAAGAGCGGTCATTTTGGGCATCGTTTTGGTTGCTGCTTTGGCATTGCGTGCCTTTGCGGGTAAAAAATCGGTGCAGTCTTCTTATTTTGCCAGTACGAAAGTAAAACACGAACTGCGTAGCCTCATCTATCGAAAATTGGCTTCAATGCCACTTAACCAAGTGAATCAACAATCTACGTCAAATATCATTCAAGTGGCTTCAGAAGGCGTAGAACAACTTGAAATCTATTTCGGACGTTATTTGCCTCAGCTTTTTTATAGCTTGCTTGCACCGCTCACACTCTTCGCTTTTCTGATCTTTTTCAGCTTTAAAACAGCGGTGATTTTGCTGATTTGCGTGCCGTTGATCCCTATGTCGATTATTGCGGTGAATAAAATCGCGAAAAAACTCTTGGCAAAATATTGGTCCATTTATGTGGGGTTAGGTAGCAGTTTTTTGGATAACCTACAGGGTTTAATCACGCTAAAAATCTATCAAGATGATGCTTATAAAGCAAAAGCAATGGATGAAGAAGCGGAACATTTCCGCAAAATCACTATGAAAGTACTGACTATGCAGCTTAATTCCGTATCACTGATGGATTTACTTGCTTACGGTGGTGCGGCAATCGGGATTTTAACGGCTTTGTTGCAATTCCAAGCGGACCAATTAACCGTATTAGGTGTCATTTTATTTATTCTGCTTTCTTCTGAATTCTTTATTCCGCTTCGTTTGCTTGGTTCATTCTTCCATGTGGCGATGAATGGTAAAGCTGCATCAGATAAGATATTCACATTGTTAGATACGCCAGTGGAAACACAACAAAGTGCGGTGGATTTTGAAGCAAAAAATAACGTTCAAGTGGAAATTAAAGATCTACATTTTGCGTATTCTGCAGAAAAACCAGCCATTCAGGGTTTAACTTTAACGATTCAACCAAACCAACTTTCTGTATTTGTGGGTAAAAGTGGTTGTGGTAAATCAACCTTAGTTTCGTTATTAATGGGCTTTAATAAAGCGCAACAAGGTGAGATTTTGTTTAATGGACAAAACGCCTCTGAAATAGACCGCACTTCTTTCTATCAAAAAGTATCGTTGGTGAGCCATAGTAGCTACGTGTTCAAAGGCACACTGCGTGAAAATATGACGATGGCGAAAATTGATGCCACAGACGAGCAAATTTATGCGTGTTTAGAACAAGTGAATCTTGCCCATTTTGTACGCGAAAATGGCGGATTAGATATGCAGCTATTAAGCCGTGGCGCGAATTTATCGGGCGGTCAAATCCAACGTTTAGCTTTAGCGCGTGCTTTATTACACAATGCCGAACTTTATATTTTTGATGAAGCGACCAGTAACATTGATGTAGAAAGCGAAGAAATTATTTTGCAGTTCATTCAGCAATTTAAACAACAAAAAACGATTGTGATGATTTCTCACCGCTTGGCGAATGCCGTGAATGCTGATTGCATTAACGTGCTTGAACAAGGCAAATTGATTGAGCAAGGCACGCATAAAGACCTCATGGCAAAACAAGGTGCGTATGCTGAAATGTTCCAACAACAAAAAGATTTAGAACAAATTAGAGA